In Pedobacter sp. WC2423, the following are encoded in one genomic region:
- a CDS encoding DUF5668 domain-containing protein translates to MKLNRVMWGIILLFVGAVLLLENFNVITFYWRNIWSFWPVFLIIAGVNILFNRNKSETGNMISLGVLVLMLGFMFYKGQQPPLHKNWIGDRLGKDLDLDLDSAGDEDAQNIKFTEPFVAADSLKKTVLNISGGGTSFNLKGETQELITADVERKNGNFILQKESSDSVNTVTFKMKDKKGNWSLGNGGNNVELSLNKKPEWTVNMNMGAGEVDLDLTAYKVRSFRFDGGAASVDLTLGDLLPVTDVVVKTGVASIEITIPEASGCRIITKTGLSAKDFPGFIKIDNNNYETSNYKTAAKKIFINLDGGLSNFEVTRN, encoded by the coding sequence ATGAAACTGAATAGAGTAATGTGGGGCATAATACTACTGTTTGTAGGTGCGGTCCTTTTGTTAGAGAATTTTAATGTGATTACTTTTTACTGGAGAAATATATGGAGCTTCTGGCCTGTGTTTTTGATCATTGCCGGTGTAAATATCCTGTTTAACAGGAACAAGTCAGAAACTGGAAACATGATTTCTCTTGGGGTACTGGTATTGATGCTGGGTTTTATGTTCTACAAGGGGCAACAGCCTCCGCTTCATAAAAATTGGATTGGTGATCGTCTAGGTAAAGATCTGGATCTTGATTTAGATAGTGCCGGGGATGAAGATGCGCAGAATATCAAATTTACGGAGCCATTTGTTGCGGCCGACAGTTTGAAAAAAACTGTGCTTAATATTTCTGGCGGAGGAACGTCTTTTAATTTGAAGGGGGAAACTCAGGAGTTGATCACAGCAGATGTAGAGCGCAAAAATGGGAATTTTATTTTGCAGAAAGAGAGTTCAGATTCTGTAAATACAGTGACCTTTAAAATGAAGGATAAGAAAGGAAACTGGTCTCTTGGCAATGGAGGAAACAATGTAGAGTTGAGTTTGAATAAAAAACCAGAATGGACTGTGAATATGAATATGGGCGCCGGTGAGGTAGATTTGGATTTGACAGCTTATAAGGTGAGAAGTTTCAGGTTTGATGGTGGTGCGGCTTCTGTTGACCTTACGTTAGGGGATTTATTGCCTGTTACTGATGTGGTGGTTAAAACTGGTGTTGCTTCGATAGAAATCACTATTCCTGAAGCATCGGGTTGCAGAATCATCACTAAAACGGGGCTTTCTGCAAAAGACTTCCCTGGTTTTATCAAGATTGACAATAATAATTATGAGACTTCAAATTATAAAACAGCTGCGAAAAAGATTTTTATTAATCTGGATGGTGGATTGAGTAATTTTGAAGTAACCAGAAATTAA
- a CDS encoding PspC domain-containing protein: MENRLLRNEHDKIIAGVSSGLAEYMQVDVTIIRLLFVLSTIFLVGTGIVVYLVMWIVVPVNNDPAAKFSKFNDYFKKQNDFQGFNTPPPSGQEQPFSAAGNPDVKSAPAQDWQNPIDFKSLPKNNDTGRTVGGLVLLVIGLFCLMNEFDLIPYWVRLDKLWPLFFVAIGLSFILKAKRQNKWVDWKDKQAEDVKTTAEQPVAQETAKPADQAPENQL; this comes from the coding sequence ATGGAAAACAGATTGTTAAGAAACGAACATGATAAAATAATTGCAGGCGTTTCATCGGGATTAGCAGAGTATATGCAGGTAGATGTAACTATCATCAGGTTGTTATTTGTATTGTCAACTATATTTTTGGTTGGAACTGGTATCGTGGTTTATCTGGTGATGTGGATTGTAGTGCCGGTAAACAATGATCCGGCTGCGAAATTTTCAAAGTTTAATGATTATTTCAAAAAACAGAATGATTTTCAGGGATTTAATACGCCACCTCCATCTGGACAGGAGCAGCCGTTTTCAGCAGCCGGGAACCCGGATGTGAAAAGTGCCCCTGCACAGGACTGGCAGAACCCGATAGATTTTAAATCTTTACCTAAGAATAATGATACAGGACGGACTGTAGGAGGATTAGTTTTGCTGGTGATTGGTTTATTTTGTCTGATGAATGAGTTCGATCTGATTCCTTACTGGGTCAGGTTAGATAAATTGTGGCCTTTATTCTTCGTTGCGATCGGTTTAAGTTTTATTTTGAAAGCTAAACGCCAGAATAAATGGGTAGACTGGAAGGATAAACAGGCTGAAGATGTTAAAACTACAGCAGAGCAGCCTGTTGCCCAGGAAACTGCAAAACCTGCTGATCAGGCTCCGGAAAATCAATTGTAA
- a CDS encoding ABC transporter permease, with translation MNFTNFGRYLLLLRAVFRKPEKFKIYLKAIFQQMDFVGVGSLGLIAIISTFIGAVMTLQIAFQLVSDFIPKTIIGSVTRDSSILELSPTITAIVLAGKIGSAISSEIGTMRVSEQIDALEIMGINSPGYLILPKLIAGITMVPVLVIFAMVLSITGGYLGGTLSGAVTPAEYIQGITTDFNPYTIVVALVKAFVFGFIITTVPAYEGFYVKGGALEVAQASTRAVVVSCISILACDYIVTQLLL, from the coding sequence ATGAACTTCACCAATTTTGGTAGATATCTGTTGCTGTTGAGAGCAGTTTTCAGGAAACCCGAAAAATTTAAAATATATCTTAAGGCCATTTTTCAACAGATGGATTTTGTAGGTGTCGGCTCCCTTGGTTTGATTGCTATCATTTCTACCTTTATCGGGGCGGTTATGACTTTACAAATCGCCTTCCAGCTGGTGAGTGACTTTATACCTAAAACTATTATTGGTTCGGTTACACGGGATTCAAGTATCCTGGAACTCAGCCCGACAATTACAGCAATTGTACTTGCGGGTAAAATTGGTTCTGCTATTTCTTCGGAAATTGGTACCATGCGGGTGAGTGAGCAGATTGATGCATTGGAGATTATGGGGATCAATTCACCTGGTTATCTGATTCTGCCTAAACTGATTGCAGGGATTACGATGGTACCGGTTCTGGTAATTTTTGCCATGGTATTAAGTATTACCGGTGGTTATTTAGGTGGTACTTTATCAGGCGCAGTAACACCTGCTGAATATATTCAGGGTATTACCACTGATTTTAACCCTTATACTATTGTTGTGGCACTGGTCAAAGCATTTGTTTTTGGTTTTATCATTACCACAGTTCCTGCATACGAAGGTTTTTACGTTAAGGGTGGTGCATTAGAAGTAGCTCAGGCAAGTACAAGAGCAGTTGTAGTAAGCTGTATCAGTATCCTGGCCTGCGATTACATTGTAACCCAATTATTATTATGA
- a CDS encoding ABC transporter ATP-binding protein gives MIEIKDIEKSFGSNTVLKGISGTFKEGLTNLIIGGSGSGKTTLLKCMIGLHTPEKGSVQYDGREFIDMDFEQRIEIRKEIGMLFQGSALFDSMTVEENIMFPLNMFTDHSFKEKLERVNFCLERVNLEGKNKLFPAELSGGMKKRVGIARAIAMNPKYLFVDEPNSGLDPKTSIVIDELIKEITEEYNTTTIVVTHDMNSVMGIGDYILFLHEGKKFWEGSNKEIAHTDIAELNDFVFASRFMKAAKKNF, from the coding sequence ATGATCGAAATCAAAGACATTGAAAAATCTTTCGGGTCCAATACTGTCCTGAAAGGTATATCAGGTACATTCAAAGAAGGATTAACGAATTTGATCATTGGTGGCTCAGGTTCAGGAAAAACTACTTTGCTGAAATGCATGATAGGTTTACATACGCCTGAGAAAGGAAGTGTACAATATGATGGAAGAGAGTTCATTGATATGGATTTCGAACAGCGTATTGAAATCCGTAAAGAAATCGGCATGCTTTTCCAAGGTTCAGCACTTTTTGACTCGATGACCGTGGAAGAGAACATTATGTTTCCCCTGAATATGTTTACCGATCACAGCTTTAAAGAAAAACTGGAACGCGTTAATTTTTGTCTGGAAAGGGTTAACCTGGAAGGTAAAAACAAACTGTTTCCGGCTGAACTTTCAGGAGGAATGAAAAAGCGTGTGGGAATTGCCCGTGCGATTGCCATGAACCCTAAATATCTTTTTGTTGATGAGCCTAACTCAGGACTTGATCCGAAAACATCTATCGTGATCGATGAGCTGATTAAAGAGATCACAGAAGAATACAATACCACTACCATTGTAGTTACCCACGATATGAACTCGGTAATGGGCATTGGTGATTATATTCTTTTCTTACACGAAGGAAAAAAATTCTGGGAGGGTTCTAATAAAGAAATTGCCCATACTGACATTGCAGAACTTAATGATTTTGTTTTTGCCAGCCGTTTTATGAAAGCTGCCAAGAAAAACTTTTAA
- a CDS encoding class I SAM-dependent methyltransferase, which translates to MISLLTPTHWKDYELIDCGDFEKLERFGNLILCRPEPQAVWKKMLPEQEWKKLTHIRFKGRSATSGEWVKSTGNVPDRWNVEYRNEEVKINLRLGLTSFKHVGVFPEQAVNWDYISSSIKKFKNPKPKVLNLFAYTGAASLIAQASGADTTHVDSIKQVVNWANENQELSQLKDVRWVVEDALKFVKRELKRGKKYNGIILDPPAFGHGPNGEKWKLEDHIQEMMQDVVQLLDEEEHFLILNTYSLGFSSVIVENLIKTSFPQVKNLETGELYLQATSGIKLPLGVFGKFNTFSS; encoded by the coding sequence ATGATAAGCCTACTTACCCCCACGCACTGGAAAGATTATGAGTTGATTGACTGTGGAGATTTTGAAAAATTAGAACGCTTTGGCAATCTGATCCTTTGCAGACCTGAGCCTCAGGCTGTGTGGAAAAAAATGCTTCCTGAACAGGAATGGAAAAAATTAACACATATCAGGTTTAAAGGTCGCTCTGCAACTTCCGGAGAATGGGTAAAATCTACTGGAAACGTTCCTGACCGCTGGAATGTAGAATACAGGAATGAGGAGGTAAAGATTAACCTGCGTCTTGGTTTAACCTCTTTTAAACATGTAGGTGTTTTCCCTGAGCAGGCAGTGAACTGGGATTATATCTCTTCTTCCATTAAAAAATTTAAAAATCCAAAACCGAAAGTACTTAACCTTTTTGCTTATACAGGTGCAGCATCATTGATTGCACAAGCTTCAGGTGCAGATACTACACACGTGGATTCTATCAAACAGGTAGTCAACTGGGCAAACGAAAACCAGGAGTTATCCCAGTTAAAAGATGTGAGATGGGTTGTGGAAGATGCTTTGAAATTTGTAAAGCGTGAATTGAAACGCGGTAAAAAATATAATGGTATCATTTTAGACCCCCCTGCATTCGGACATGGCCCAAATGGAGAGAAATGGAAACTGGAAGATCATATCCAGGAAATGATGCAGGATGTAGTACAGTTACTGGATGAGGAGGAGCACTTCCTGATTCTGAATACGTATTCGTTAGGGTTCTCTTCTGTAATTGTTGAAAACCTGATTAAGACTTCTTTCCCTCAGGTGAAAAATCTTGAAACTGGTGAATTATATCTTCAGGCTACTTCAGGAATAAAATTACCACTGGGTGTTTTTGGAAAATTTAATACTTTCTCTTCTTAA